The Salmo salar chromosome ssa04, Ssal_v3.1, whole genome shotgun sequence genomic sequence GAAAGAGACCAAATAGTGTGAAAACATTGGCTCTCCTTTTCTCCCATTCAAACATGGTGGAAAGAGGCTTCAGGAAAGTGTAAAACAAGCCAATGACAGAAAGTTAGAGTACAGTACCTGAATATATATGCTCTGTCTGGTCCAGAGCACTGAGCAAGTCTCCACTCTGGAAGATCGTCACACAGACAGAAGACCAGAAGAGCTACAGTCATTTAGCagtcactcttatccagagtaacttGAAGTCATTGCATTCAACCAAGTTTAGTAAGaaaaaacaaccacatatcacagtcactgCAAGTAGACCCTTCTTTGAAATAGCTGCTATCAGCAGAATCAGTGccaggaagaagaaaaaaaacaagtacTAGTGTGTGTAGTACTGCTAACCAGGAGTACCTGTCCGTCTCTGGGTGCAGCCTTGGAGACCTCTTTGTTCTTGATGCAGTCCTCTACATGCTTCTCATGGTCCTTGAGAGGATATAGTTGCTGATACAGGAAGCACTTCTCTCCCTGTACCACCCTGCCGTGGAGACAACACACGTAGAAAAGGTATGAACATCATTTGCTTGTCTTCCATTAATTCATATGTGTTAACATGTACAGGCATTGCAGGAAGGGGGAGTAAGGGACATTTACTTTCAACACCTTAGGATGGGACACACAACAAAATCCCAAAGTAACCCGAGTAAGACGTGCTGCTAGACCAAGGTAAATGCTGTCATACCTACTTACTTGCCAGAGCCAGAAGAGCTGGGCTGCTCCTCTCCAATGATCTCTCCCCTTCTGGTCCTCTTCCTACGAGCCTTGACTGAAACTACATATCAACAGGACTGTTTTACTGTATGTACATCAGTCCTGAAGTAGTATAAAATACCATTTGTGGGTACTGTGAAATTTGGCGACATTGACAAGTTAATAATTTTCAGCATGCTGGTCTGCTGTGCCTACTCAGAATCAGATGTATTGTCCTACAACAGGAAAATGGTATCACCCTGCAAGTGGCTCTCCTCTGCCATTTCCTCCTCCATGATACCGGTGGTCCCGTCACAGTAGGCAGCGTGCATCTCAATCTCCGTCAGGGGGAAGAGACGCATGCACATGGGACAGTCCATGCTGGGGCTCCGAGGGAAGGCAGGCTCTGGAATATCCTCCTCCATCCGAACATCCTCTCCTACAGCAGGGATCCCCACAGGGCTACTCCTccgcccctcctcctctccaaccaccaacatccCCTCTTCACGCTGTTCCAGGGGACGGGGTGATGAAAGAAAGGTCTGGATCTGAGGAAGGGACTGGCTCTCTGGCTGGGGCTACAGGTTGCCAAATCAATCAGACATCAACAATCCTCTTCCGAAAacttctgaaaccctacctcttcaaagagtactTTAAATAAATCCCACAatgccccccacaaaaaaaactgcacttgtcttttcctgctagcactgactttgctgataacttcGAGGGAAAATGTACTTCCTACGACTGAtacgtggttgtctcacctaactatcttaagatgaatgcactaattgtaagtctctctggataagagcgtctgctaaatcaggggttcccaaaccttttcactcaggccccccttccTGCATTGGGGAACCTCCCACAACCCATATTTCCATAGGtccaagcactgttcatgacacaaactgttcacacccattTTGTTGGCGGAGAGGACATTTTGCaagtttaaagcttatttcctgcaattctacacattttgtcatggggtgcagagaacattttgcagcttaaagcaaattttcttgattctatacattttgccatgtctcaTGTGTATTCATGTCATATTTGAGTGACAAACATCACAACAAAATGTATAGGGTAACAATCTAGCTAAAAAACGCTACCTGACATGGgttagttgatctggacatttgaCAAGTTATAAACAGCTCACTAAGGTATGCAATGATAAGAGGAATACTGATGATGCACTCCCCAATTTCGAAATAGTACCTTGTGCATTcgattctactattacaactttcaagagtaagttgaaagccggACAGAGTTTTCTTTTTGGAGGGGGGGACCCCGAGGTAAGcaccacagtttgggaaccactgtgctAAATGGCTAAAATTTTAACCATAGCCTCACAATTCTATGCACACACCCATTATTTCTAGGTGTTGGGTAAAAGAAGGAGAATCATTCAGAACCGTAGTCAAAAtgctctacacctgcattacttgctgtttggggttttaggctgggtttctgaacagcactatgagatatcagctgatgtaagaagggctatataaatacatttgatttgatgtatgaGTGTCTTTGGTAGTGTTGAAGTGACTCTAACCTGTGCAGGGCTGGTGACAATGAGGTCTTGAGTGCTGTCGTCACTGAGTTGGGTCTCTGCCATCAGAAACAACAAGGAGAAGTAGCAACATGACAATTACAGCTAGATATGAAGCTCACAACATTAATTATTCAAATGTAACCATATATACCTACTGGTTTATGGAATAATTACATAATTTCTTATACCTGGAACTTCTAAGCCTCCGACATCcacttcttcctcctccctcttctctccactctcttTATCATCCATCTTTTCTTCCTTCtcgtcttcctccctctcctccagtaaATCAGGCAGTTGTTTTTCTGCTAgtctttcctcttctcttctAAGGCCAAGTCTCCTGATAAAATGAGAAATCAACTTTGAATTCTTTATACTTTTTTTCATTCTTGTGCACAATTAATACACTTGTATCATTGAGATTAAAGACAACCTAGGTCCATAGTGTATGATTTAGCAGTTTACGCCTCCCTTACCGTTGAAGTAGAACTAGCTGACTGGTATCTGCATGAAATACAGGGGAGGGAGATTTCTATGGGAAGACAAAACAAAGACAAATTTGCTGGGGGAAAAACATCAAGTGGATTGACCTTtctacataacaaaatgtgtctATCCCAAAAAGACACACACTTAAGCCCGTATTATAATAACACATTGGGATTGTAAATTGTTGATAGTGCCATCTGGTGGTTAGATAGTGTAACAAGGAACTTTTAGTAAGTACTGTAGCACCATCAGAACCTTTGATATGATTGACATgattttttcacaaaaaatataaatatatatatattaatacagCCTACGAAAATACATAAATGCATTGCTCCAAGCTACCTATAATAGGCATTTCTAATTATTAAGCAATACTCACTTCCTCTTGTTCAGGAGAGGACACAAACAGATCCTGGCAGTCCTTCCactcctgtcttcctctcctccctccctcccccctccgtgaccgctgtctctccctcttctctccctcaccatcctctaccacctccactagCTCTTCCTGACAtttcccccccctctcctcttccaggAGTTGTGGGGCCCTGCGTCTCTCGAGGCGTCCCCTCCTGGAGAAGGGTTTCTCTGGGGGCCCAGGGAGGACTGGCTCCCCCCAGCCTGCCTTCCTCAGCAGACCCCTCTGGGCCTCCTTCAGGCTCTTCTCATACACCTCCAGCTGGGACAGGATCACCTGTAAGGAAAATCATGTCATTTCTATTAGACACTTACAGTTAGAAGTCCTGACATCTAACATCAGATCAATGAAATATTACAAAATAATGGATGGAACTTTTCTTACACAATACAATAGCACACAGTATTCATACCCCTCACTTTTTTGTGTTCCCAGATGTCAGTTACCCACATTGACTCATAATCCagaaaatgtctgtgtgagagaaaaATGAATGAAAATGACATCAGACCAAGAAGGATCACCTGTGTGTAGGCGTCTGGGTTCTGCCCCCGTGGACAGAAAGGCACACCCCAGTAGTAGCGCACCACTCCCCCATCACGCTGGCCGTCTGTGGGGGGGGAGAGGCGGCTGGAGGAGGCCAGGGGCTGGTGGGACGAGGTGCTTCCGGCTTTGGCCTCATCCTGGCTCCTTCTACCTGCAGCCTGTCTGAGAAGAGAGGGGGCTCCATACATGCCCTTGAATGTGAACTTCTTCCGGATGCACTTGGACTGGCTCTCCCCCTCCTCGCACGTGGCGCCTTTGAAGTTGTGAGTGCGTTTCTTGGGGACGAGGCAGGGGCTGTGTCTGTGTTGGGGGGAACGCTGGTGGTGGGTGTTTGGGGAGAGACCCTGGTTGCTTGACTGAGGGAGGTCATTCTCCTTTGGGAAGACTGGGCTGGGTGAGTGAGCTGACTGCAAGAGAGAGATGTTTCCACAATACACTGTAAATTAGGTTTCAGGTGAGGCCAAAAGCTATATAACAGTACTGGTGATAGACAATATTGTAGTTCTCTGGCTTCACCTTTTCAGGACCATTTTCCTCTCCGTCGTCATCTGACCAGCGTAGCGCTATATTACTGGTTAACTCCTGCATTGGCTGAGTTTCCAAAGCCAATGTAAGCTCCTCTGAATTAAGGTCTTCTTCTGCAGCTACAGGGAACAATCATGTCAATACATACATTGAATCTGAACATAAAAAGCCAAAAGGGCAGGCAGAGAGGCCATTTGAACCTGCCATAAAGGTATTTCTTGTTCTTATTCAAACTCAATGTATGATCGTAACATTGCTTTGTATGCATGACAGTGGTTAAAACAATAGGGGAAAAAAACATACCCAACTTTGCAGGCGTGCTAATCCTGTTTACAGTTCTCTGCGAGGATTCACCCTCACGTTCCTCTTGGTCAACAACTTTGTCTGAAACTCCAGCGGTCTTCCTTATAGGCACAAATCTCTTGTTCAGGGACAGGGTTGTTCTGGGGCGTGGTGGAAGGCACTCGGAGGCATCCCTGCTCTTCACAACatcatctctgtctccatcctcaTAGTCTCCTGTTGTAGAGACATGTTCAACACAGCTCTGTGGACCCTGGTCCCTTATCTGATCAGTTCTGGGAAAGACTGGACTTCCGGAGAAGGTCTCTTTCTCTTCTGGTCCTCTTTCAGTCTTAGAGAACACGGTGCTTTTAGGAGAAGTTGTACTCCCTTGTGCCTCTGCCTTTCCTCTGTCAGTCTTGAAAAAGACCAGGCTTTTA encodes the following:
- the LOC106603421 gene encoding BRCA1-A complex subunit RAP80 isoform X1: MPPRKKRENRDTDDCPRKRRRAQEEGNVVISDSDEDEDFRPTSSSSRGERKQEKESRTRSNEMTEEEMLDLAMRLSKQEASSAALRQRQEEEAVRKAIAESLYADSPTHPHSESSLGAGSPTQQCQNSPPEGESSIQPPRRKLSYPNHGVADREGARGGGVPPSDRRGKKEGSPLLDMPDLSQTQKVYFQSSPLSQASTSVPLPSSQEEGSSQRNLFGDRSANAIESQDYNNSTKSDSQSQLRIKSPVFPSTTAPQASKPVLCLEKLSQDLLVDCQASGFLLKGHPSLTLPTKSQKSQSYQPESPTFSNTPVFSETERGVEPGQSTLSFPKRAMFSNSDSVEEEKEASPTVPKSLVFFKTDRGKAEAQGSTTSPKSTVFSKTERGPEEKETFSGSPVFPRTDQIRDQGPQSCVEHVSTTGDYEDGDRDDVVKSRDASECLPPRPRTTLSLNKRFVPIRKTAGVSDKVVDQEEREGESSQRTVNRISTPAKLAAEEDLNSEELTLALETQPMQELTSNIALRWSDDDGEENGPEKSAHSPSPVFPKENDLPQSSNQGLSPNTHHQRSPQHRHSPCLVPKKRTHNFKGATCEEGESQSKCIRKKFTFKGMYGAPSLLRQAAGRRSQDEAKAGSTSSHQPLASSSRLSPPTDGQRDGGVVRYYWGVPFCPRGQNPDAYTQVILSQLEVYEKSLKEAQRGLLRKAGWGEPVLPGPPEKPFSRRGRLERRRAPQLLEEERGGKCQEELVEVVEDGEGEKRERQRSRRGEGGRRGRQEWKDCQDLFVSSPEQEEKSPSPVFHADTSQLVLLQRRLGLRREEERLAEKQLPDLLEEREEDEKEEKMDDKESGEKREEEEVDVGGLEVPETQLSDDSTQDLIVTSPAQPQPESQSLPQIQTFLSSPRPLEQREEGMLVVGEEEGRRSSPVGIPAVGEDVRMEEDIPEPAFPRSPSMDCPMCMRLFPLTEIEMHAAYCDGTTGIMEEEMAEESHLQVSVKARRKRTRRGEIIGEEQPSSSGSGKVVQGEKCFLYQQLYPLKDHEKHVEDCIKNKEVSKAAPRDGQLFWSSVCVTIFQSGDLLSALDQTEHIYSGTAEAEPCDTTFNNQQSGLIDDLDTAESGGRGDAPQVSDDSISSQMSSKKTKRAKLSQDSSDQGKVSLSRMRT
- the LOC106603421 gene encoding BRCA1-A complex subunit RAP80 isoform X3, which encodes MPPRKKRENRDTDDCPRKRRRAQEEGNVVISDSDEDEDFRPTSSSSRGERKQEKESRTRSNEMTEEEMLDLAMRLSKQEASSAALRQRQEEEAVRKAIAESLYADSPTHPHSESSLGAGSPTQQCQNSPPEGESSIQPPRRKLSYPNHGVADREGARGGGVPPSDRRGKKEGSPLLDMPDLSQTQKVYFQSSPLSQASTSVPLPSSQEEGSSQRNLFGDRSANAIESQDYNNSTKSDSQSQLRIKSPVFPSTTAPQASKPVLCLEKLSQDLLVDCQASGFLLKGHPSLTLPTKSQKSQSYQPESPTFSNTPVFSETERGVEPGQSTLSFPKRAMFSNSDSVEEEKEASPTVPKSLVFFKTDRGKAEAQGSTTSPKSTVFSKTERGPEEKETFSGSPVFPRTDQIRDQGPQSCVEHVSTTGDYEDGDRDDVVKSRDASECLPPRPRTTLSLNKRFVPIRKTAGVSDKVVDQEEREGESSQRTVNRISTPAKLAAEEDLNSEELTLALETQPMQELTSNIALRWSDDDGEENGPEKSAHSPSPVFPKENDLPQSSNQGLSPNTHHQRSPQHRHSPCLVPKKRTHNFKGATCEEGESQSKCIRKKFTFKGMYGAPSLLRQAAGRRSQDEAKAGSTSSHQPLASSSRLSPPTDGQRDGGVVRYYWGVPFCPRGQNPDAYTQVILSQLEVYEKSLKEAQRGLLRKAGWGEPVLPGPPEKPFSRRGRLERRRAPQLLEEERGGKCQEELVEVVEDGEGEKRERQRSRRGEGGRRGRQEWKDCQDLFVSSPEQEEKSPSPVFHADTSQLVLLQRRLGLRREEERLAEKQLPDLLEEREEDEKEEKMDDKESGEKREEEEVDVGGLEVPETQLSDDSTQDLIVTSPAQPQPESQSLPQIQTFLSSPRPLEQREEGMLVVGEEEGRRSSPVGIPAVGEDVRMEEDIPEPAFPRSPSMDCPMCMRLFPLTEIEMHAAYCDGTTGIMEEEMAEESHLQVSVKARRKRTRRGEIIGEEQPSSSGSGKVVQGEKCFLYQQLYPLKDHEKHVEDCIKNKEVSKAAPRDGQLFWSSVCVTIFQSGDLLSALDQTEHIYSGTAEAEPCDTTFNNQQSGLIDDLDTAESGGRGDAPQVSEGKCL
- the LOC106603421 gene encoding BRCA1-A complex subunit RAP80 isoform X4, producing MPPRKKRENRDTDDCPRKRRRAQEEGNVVISDSDEDEDFRPTSSSSRGERKQEKESRTRSNEMTEEEMLDLAMRLSKQEASSAALRQRQEEEAVRKAIAESLYADSPTHPHSESSLGAGSPTQQCQNSPPEGESSIQPPRRKLSYPNHGVADREGARGGGVPPSDRRGKKEGSPLLDMPDLSQTQKVYFQSSPLSQASTSVPLPSSQEEGSSQRNLFGDRSANAIESQDYNNSTKSDSQSQLRIKSPVFPSTTAPQASKPVLCLEKLSQDLLVDCQASGFLLKGHPSLTLPTKSQKSQSYQPESPTFSNTPVFSETERGVEPGQSTLSFPKRAMFSNSDSVEEEKEASPTVPKSLVFFKTDRGKAEAQGSTTSPKSTVFSKTERGPEEKETFSGSPVFPRTDQIRDQGPQSCVEHVSTTGDYEDGDRDDVVKSRDASECLPPRPRTTLSLNKRFVPIRKTAGVSDKVVDQEEREGESSQRTVNRISTPAKLAAEEDLNSEELTLALETQPMQELTSNIALRWSDDDGEENGPEKSAHSPSPVFPKENDLPQSSNQGLSPNTHHQRSPQHRHSPCLVPKKRTHNFKGATCEEGESQSKCIRKKFTFKGMYGAPSLLRQAAGRRSQDEAKAGSTSSHQPLASSSRLSPPTDGQRDGGVVRYYWGVPFCPRGQNPDAYTQVILSQLEVYEKSLKEAQRGLLRKAGWGEPVLPGPPEKPFSRRGRLERRRAPQLLEEERGGKCQEELVEVVEDGEGEKRERQRSRRGEGGRRGRQEWKDCQDLFVSSPEQEEKSPSPVFHADTSQLVLLQRRLGLRREEERLAEKQLPDLLEEREEDEKEEKMDDKESGEKREEEEVDVGGLEVPETQLSDDSTQDLIVTSPAQPQPESQSLPQIQTFLSSPRPLEQREEGMLVVGEEEGRRSSPVGIPAVGEDVRMEEDIPEPAFPRSPSMDCPMCMRLFPLTEIEMHAAYCDGTTGIMEEEMAEESHLQVSVKARRKRTRRGEIIGEEQPSSSGSGKVVQGEKCFLYQQLYPLKDHEKHVEDCIKNKEVSKAAPRDGQSGDLLSALDQTEHIYSGTAEAEPCDTTFNNQQSGLIDDLDTAESGGRGDAPQVSEPSQRERLKQ
- the LOC106603421 gene encoding BRCA1-A complex subunit RAP80 isoform X2 encodes the protein MPPRKKRENRDTDDCPRKRRRAQEEGNVVISDSDEDEDFRPTSSSSRGERKQEKESRTRSNEMTEEEMLDLAMRLSKQEASSAALRQRQEEEAVRKAIAESLYADSPTHPHSESSLGAGSPTQQCQNSPPEGESSIQPPRRKLSYPNHGVADREGARGGGVPPSDRRGKKEGSPLLDMPDLSQTQKVYFQSSPLSQASTSVPLPSSQEEGSSQRNLFGDRSANAIESQDYNNSTKSDSQSQLRIKSPVFPSTTAPQASKPVLCLEKLSQDLLVDCQASGFLLKGHPSLTLPTKSQKSQSYQPESPTFSNTPVFSETERGVEPGQSTLSFPKRAMFSNSDSVEEEKEASPTVPKSLVFFKTDRGKAEAQGSTTSPKSTVFSKTERGPEEKETFSGSPVFPRTDQIRDQGPQSCVEHVSTTGDYEDGDRDDVVKSRDASECLPPRPRTTLSLNKRFVPIRKTAGVSDKVVDQEEREGESSQRTVNRISTPAKLAAEEDLNSEELTLALETQPMQELTSNIALRWSDDDGEENGPEKSAHSPSPVFPKENDLPQSSNQGLSPNTHHQRSPQHRHSPCLVPKKRTHNFKGATCEEGESQSKCIRKKFTFKGMYGAPSLLRQAAGRRSQDEAKAGSTSSHQPLASSSRLSPPTDGQRDGGVVRYYWGVPFCPRGQNPDAYTQVILSQLEVYEKSLKEAQRGLLRKAGWGEPVLPGPPEKPFSRRGRLERRRAPQLLEEERGGKCQEELVEVVEDGEGEKRERQRSRRGEGGRRGRQEWKDCQDLFVSSPEQEEKSPSPVFHADTSQLVLLQRRLGLRREEERLAEKQLPDLLEEREEDEKEEKMDDKESGEKREEEEVDVGGLEVPETQLSDDSTQDLIVTSPAQPQPESQSLPQIQTFLSSPRPLEQREEGMLVVGEEEGRRSSPVGIPAVGEDVRMEEDIPEPAFPRSPSMDCPMCMRLFPLTEIEMHAAYCDGTTGIMEEEMAEESHLQVSVKARRKRTRRGEIIGEEQPSSSGSGKVVQGEKCFLYQQLYPLKDHEKHVEDCIKNKEVSKAAPRDGQLFWSSVCVTIFQSGDLLSALDQTEHIYSGTAEAEPCDTTFNNQQSGLIDDLDTAESGGRGDAPQVSEPSQRERLKQ
- the LOC106603421 gene encoding BRCA1-A complex subunit RAP80 isoform X5, which translates into the protein MPPRKKRENRDTDDCPRKRRRAQEEGNVVISDSDEDEDFRPTSSSSRGERKQEKESRTRSNEMTEEEMLDLAMRLSKQEASSAALRQRQEEEAVRKAIAESLYADSPTHPHSESSLGAGSPTQQCQNSPPEGESSIQPPRRKLSYPNHGVADREGARGGGVPPSDRRGKKEGSPLLDMPDLSQTQKVYFQSSPLSQASTSVPLPSSQEEGSSQRNLFGDRSANAIESQDYNNSTKSDSQSQLRIKSPVFPSTTAPQASKPVLCLEKLSQDLLVDCQASGFLLKGHPSLTLPTKSQKSQSYQPESPTFSNTPVFSETERGVEPGQSTLSFPKRAMFSNSDSVEEEKEASPTVPKSLVFFKTDRGKAEAQGSTTSPKSTVFSKTERGPEEKETFSGSPVFPRTDQIRDQGPQSCVEHVSTTGDYEDGDRDDVVKSRDASECLPPRPRTTLSLNKRFVPIRKTAGVSDKVVDQEEREGESSQRTVNRISTPAKLAAEEDLNSEELTLALETQPMQELTSNIALRWSDDDGEENGPEKSAHSPSPVFPKENDLPQSSNQGLSPNTHHQRSPQHRHSPCLVPKKRTHNFKGATCEEGESQSKCIRKKFTFKGMYGAPSLLRQAAGRRSQDEAKAGSTSSHQPLASSSRLSPPTDGQRDGGVVRYYWGVPFCPRGQNPDAYTQVILSQLEVYEKSLKEAQRGLLRKAGWGEPVLPGPPEKPFSRRGRLERRRAPQLLEEERGGKCQEELVEVVEDGEGEKRERQRSRRGEGGRRGRQEWKDCQDLFVSSPEQEEKSPSPVFHADTSQLVLLQRRLGLRREEERLAEKQLPDLLEEREEDEKEEKMDDKESGEKREEEEVDVGGLEVPETQLSDDSTQDLIVTSPAQPQPESQSLPQIQTFLSSPRPLEQREEGMLVVGEEEGRRSSPVGIPAVGEDVRMEEDIPEPAFPRSPSMDCPMCMRLFPLTEIEMHAAYCDGTTGIMEEEMAEESHLQVSVKARRKRTRRGEIIGEEQPSSSGSGK